In the Sphingobacterium sp. PCS056 genome, GCAGAACGATTTTATGGAAGGTATTGGGAGTCTTGCTGTTCAGGGTTCCAGAGCAGATGTACAGCGCCTCACACAATGGATGTATCGTAATATAGGATCATTGACTCAGGTTATCTGTAGTCTGGACTGCCACTCCATGATGCAGATTTTTCATCCTGTCTGGTGGGTAGATCATGAGGGTAATCATCCCGAACCATTTACCATCATTACTTACGATGATGTTATTCAGGGTGTCTGGTCTGCAGCCCATGGGGGCAAAGAACGCTCTTTAGAATATCTGAAGAATTTGGAAAATGATCACAAGAAAAAGCTTTGTATATGGCCATATCATTGTTTAGAAGGAACAGCAGGAGCAAAGCTCGAGAGTCAGTTTACCAAAATGCTTTACTTTCATGCGGCAGCCCGTAGCTCACCACCACAATTGATTTATAAGGGACAAAACCCCTACACCGAGATGTATGGTATCATCAAAGCCGAATACGATCCTGATCACTATATCAACTATGAAGTGCTCAATGCCGTGAGTCAGTTTGATGCCATCTATATGGCAGGTCAGGCTTCCAGTCATTGCGTATTGGCTTCTGTTACCCAGATTTTAGAGCACTTTGCTGACCATAGGGAGATCACCTCACGCATTACTTTACTGGAAGACTGTATGTCACCTATAGCTGGATATGAAGAGAGTACAAGGCAACAGTTTGAAGTACTTCAGGAGCGATATGGTATCCACATTCGTAAATCAACTGACATCATTTTATAGTTATGAGCAGCACGAGACCAACATTTAGTTATGAATATCCAAGACCAGCAGTCACCGTAGACTGTGTCATCTTCGGATTTGATAAAGGAGAACTCAAAGTGTTGCTCACCAAGCGTGGCATCGAGCCATTTTTAGGTAAATGGGCATTTCCCGGAGGATTTATTTTAGAAATGGAGACCGCCGATGAATGTGCCCGTCGCAAACTGGCAGAAGAAGCAGGATTAGAAGATCTCTATTTGGAGCAGCTGTATACTTTTTCAGATATCGATCGAGATCCTCGTTTTCGGGTTATCAGCATTGCCTATTATGCCCTGGTCAAGTCTACAGATTATCTTATTGAGGCAGGACATGATATTGAAGAAGCAAAATGGTTCAGTTTAGAAGAAGCCTATGCATTAGCATTTGATCACGATCAGATTCTATCCGTTGCCATTGAGCGTTTGAAAGGAAAGATCCGTTATCAGCCCATAGGATTTGAATTATTGCCGGAGCAATTCACATTGCCCGAGCTGCACAAACTGTATGAGACCATTTTGCAAAGAGCGATTGATCGGGGCAATTTCCGAAAGAAGATTTTAAGTATGGACCTGTTAATTGATCATAGTGAAAAGCAACCAGATCGACATGCTCGTGCAGCCAAGATTTATAGCTTTAATAGAGATAAATACGAGTCACTCAAACAATCAGGATTCTATTTTGAGCTTTAATACTTGTATATCTTTTTACAAATTATGGAGAACTATTTCATGTTGTTTATTTTGAACATATAATTGAAGCATTAGGGAGAGATTGAAATAAATTCCTTGTGACTGCCAATCACCATTATGGTCATGAACCACATGTCAGATAGGTTCAGTGTCTTCAATCCATAGTCTCGTTGTAAACGTTGTTAAATGCTTAGGCTCTTAAAATTTAAAGTCAGCATTCCTGTCAAGCGAAGCCTGTATGGATCGATATTTTTCTTCAAAATTATCCTCCCAGGGAAATTTTGCATTTTGGTCTGTCCAGACCAATAGAAGCGCATCAAATTTTTTACCCTGATAATAATTTATATCAGCACCAGAATATTCGGCTATATTTATTTTATCTAACACTATAGACGTAGCCTTACCTATCCTTAAAGATATTATATATCTACGGCTGTAAACGATTTTTTAGTTCAAACAAAATCATCTCCAAATTGTTGATAAGATGCAGATTGTTGTCATGTGCATTGTTATTTAAAAAAAAACGCTCTTATTGACGAAGATTCGTAATCCTTAAAATAGATCGTTTTCGTTGATAGAAATAAAGTCATGATAAATCATAACCATCAAATTAATTGGAATAAAACCCGCTGATAAAATGACGGAAAATCAGAAATATGTTTTTGTGACTGAATCTTAAATTACTTTTTACATACAAGCTTATTTGAAAACTTTAAATTTATGATATTCCTATTTTATTAATATATGAATAAGAATCCTGATGTAATTATTATTGGTGGTGGCCTAGCAGGCTTGACAGCTGCATTACATTTGTCAAAAAAAGGATTAAAAGTTACATTAATTGAAAAGTATACCTACCCCCGACATAAAGTTTGTGGTGAATATCTTTCCAGCGAAGTATTACCTTACTTAGATTGGCTGGGTTTAGACATTTTACAATTACATCCAACAATTATTAACAAACTTAAATTTAGTCATCAAAATGGTAAAATTGCAAATGCACACTTACCATTAGGAGGACTTGGTGTCAGTCGCTATTCGCTGGATAATTTCCTATATCTAAAAGCAATAGCAATGGGATGCACTGTAATCAAAGCAACAGTAACAGCTGTGACTTTTAAAGTAGATAGATTTACAGTTGTAACCGAAAATCAAATCTTAATAACAGAAATCGTATTGGGTGCATATGGGAAACGCTCAAACATGGATCAAGTACTGGAGCGCAATTTTATAAGTAAGACAGCTCCGTGGCTAGCGGTAAAGGGGCATTATACTGGAGATTTCCCAAATGATGTAGTAGCACTACATAACTTTAAGGGTGGGTATTGTGGTATTACAAAAGTTGAAAACAATACCATAAATATGTGCTATCTAGCAGATTTAAAATCATTCAAAAAATACAGAAACATAGCAGAATTTGAACAAAATGTGCTTTATAAAAATAGACATATCAAATCTTTTTTTGAAAAAAGCACAGTACTTTTTGATAAACCAATTACCATAAGCCAGATCTCATTTGATAGAAAACCGATCATTGAAAACCATATATTGATGATAGGTGATGCTGCAGGTCTTATTCATCCGCTTTGTGGCAATGGCATGGCCATGGCTATGCACAGCGCCAAAATTTCGTCAGAACTGATACTAGATTATTACACAGGTAAAATCCCTACACGAAAACTATTAGAAAAGGAATTCACACGACAATGGAAACAAAATTTCGGAAAGAGATTGTTAATCGGCAACCTTTTAGCTAAAGCACTGCAGCATCAAGCCATCACAACACTATTGATCCGTATCGCAACGATGTTCCCCTCTGTTCTCCCCAAGATAATTAAGCAAACTCACGGTAAACCAATAACAATCAAATGGGCATAAATACCAATGACAGAACAGAACAGACCGAATTAATGGATGATTTTTCACTTCAGGGCGAAGAATTGCGCGAAGCATTGGATAAAATCGCACGGATCAATCAGTTCCTCGGTGGGAATAATATTACACTTGACGGTATAAATCAATTATTAACACACGTGGACAGGTCCAAACCGATCATCATTGCAGATATAGGCTGCGGTAACGGTGATATGTTGCGGATGCTAGCCAAATATGGTAATAAGTACCATATCAATTTTAAAATGATCGGAATAGATGCGAATGAATATACGATAAATTACGCTCGGAAATTATCAAAAGATTACGATAATATCGACTATATATGCCTGGATATTTTTGACGAGGAGTTCAATACCCTAAAATACGATATTGCGCTTTGCACCTTAACTATTCATCATTTTACTAATGAAAAAATAATAGATTTAATCACTATCTTTAATCGTAATGCCTCTGTAGGAATAGTTGTAAACGATTTACAGCGCAGCAAACTGGCTTATAGACTTTACCAAATGGTCTGTTTTATTTTTAGATTAAACAAGATGCTGCAAGAAGATGGATGTATATCTATACTAAGAGGATTTAAAAGAGATGAACTGCAGAGTTTTGCAAAAACACTAAATTTAAAAAATTATACCATCCAATGGAAATGGGCTTTCCGCTACCAATGGATAATACCTAAAATATGAACGTAAAGATAGTAACTGTTGCAAAACAACTACCGAAATATTCAAGCGATACAGCTGAAATACTTCCAATGCTAGATACTTGGCTTTATGGACAAGAAACACGTTTTATAAAAAAAGTAAAAAAAATATTTGAAGGTGCAGCAGTAAATACACGGTATTCAATTATGGATCCTGTTGAAGTATTTACAGCAACTTCTTTCGAAGAAAAAAATGATATTTACAGTCGAGAAGTCATTATCTTGGGTGAACAAGTCCTTGACAAAGCACTTAACAAAGCTGGATGGGATCCAAGCACCTTGGACTATATTATAACGGTAAGTTGCACGGGTATTATCATCCCATCGTTAGATGCATATCTTATAAATAAACTGAAACTCAGGCAGGATATCGTCAGGTTGCCAGTTACAGAAATGGGCTGTGTGGCGGGAGTATCAGGTTTGTTGTATGCCAAAAACTTCCTCAAAGGCAATCCTAAGAAACGTGCTGCAGTAATAGCTATCGAAGCTCCTACAGCCACATTTCAACTTGATGATTTTTCAATGTCTAATATAGTAAGTGCTGCTATTTTTGGTGATGGGGCGGCTTGTTGTCTACTCTCTTCTTACGAAGAAGATTTAGGGCCCTCCATACTTGATGAACAGATGTATCACTTCTTTAATACAGAGCACATCATGGGATTTAAACTTACCAATAGTGGTTTACAGATGATTCTTGGCAGTGAAGTTCCAGATACTATAGCACAACATTTCGGTGCTATTATACATCCATTTCTTAAGAAAAATAATCTAGAAATGAAAGATATAGACCATATGATATTTCATCCGGGAGGAAAAAAAATCGTAATGACGGTCGAAAAATTATTCTCAGAATGGGGGAAAAATATTGACAACACAAAAGAAATACTATTGCAATATGGCAATATGTCAAGTGCAACTGTTCTTTATGTCCTAGAGCGCACTATGGATAATAATCCCCTTCCCGGAGACTTGGGATTGATGTTAAGTTTTGGTCCGGGATTTACGGCACAAGGGCTTCTATTAAAATGGTAATATACAATGAACGTAACAGATATTATAGCACAATTACCCTATAGTAAACCATTTTTATTTGTAGACGAGTTGCTTCACGTTGATGAAAATGGAAGTATTGGCACCTATACTTTCGATGAAAATCTGGATTTCTATAAAGGGCACTTTAAAGAAAAACCTGTTACTCCTGGAGTAATTCTAACAGAAACGATGGCGCAGATCGGTCTGGTATGTCTCGGCATTTATCTTCTTAACAATGAACTTAAAAACACTCAAATCGCATTTACTTCTGCCGATATGCAGTTTCTAAAACCTGTATATCCTAGAGAAAAAGTTACTGTAATTTCTCAAAAAGTATATTTTAGATTCGGCAAACTGAAGTGCAACATTATGATGAAAAATGAAGCTGAACAAGAAGTTTGTAGAGGTACACTTGCAGGAATATTAATCCCTGAACTATGAATAGAGTTGTCATAACAGGATTAGGGATCGTTGCTCCAAATGGAGTTGGCATACCGGCCTTTACCCATGCTATTAAAAATGGTCTTTCTGGAATACGTCACGATGATGAATTACGACAACTGCAGTTTTCCTGTCAGATAGTAGGAAAACCCCAGATTACGGATGAAATAAAGTCAGAATATTTTACCGATCTTGAACTTCGCGGCTTTAACAGTAGCGGCATACTATATGGTGTCATTGCAGGATTAGAAGCTTGGAAAGATGCAGGACTTCCAGTAGAAAATAATCATGACCCTGATTGGGACAGCGGAACTATATTTGGATCAGGAACATCGGGTATTGATAAATTCCGCGAAAGTATCTATAAAATAGATGATTTACAGATACGTAAGCTCGGCAGCAGTGTTGTAGCACAAACCATGAATAGTGGTATTAGTGCATATCTAGGAGGAAAATTAGGACTTGGTAACCAAGTAACCACCAATTCTTCAGCATGTGCGACTGGAACCGAAGCGATCATAATGGCTTACGACCGTATCAGATCAGGAAAAGCAAAACGCATGTTGGCAGGTAGCACTTCAGATAGTGGCCCTTATATCTGGGCAGGGTTTGATGCATTAAGAGTATGCAGTTCTAAATATAATGAACATCCTGAAAAAGGCTCGCGTCCTATGAGTGCAACAGCATCAGGATTTGTACCTGCATCTGGTGCAGGTGCATTAATTGTTGAGGACTTGGAAAGCGCACTAAAACGGGGCGCAAATATCTATGCAGAAATTATCGGCGGAAATGTAAACTCTGGCGGACAGCGTGGCAATGGCACTATGACTGCCCCCAACAGTATTGCGGTTCAACGATGCATTATCGATGCTCTCAAGAACGCTGAGATATCGGCAAGTGATATTGATGCTATAAATGGCCATCTCACAGCAACAGCTAAAGATAGCCTTGAAATAGAAAACTGGACAAAAGCATTGGAACGCGACCAAGATAATTTTCCCTATATTAATTCGCTAAAAAGTTTGACAGGTCACTGTCTTAGTGCCGCAGGAAGCATTGAAAGTGTGGCAACAGTCCTGCAACTGCATCATGGGTTTTTATTTGGAAATGCGAATTGCGATGACTTACATCCCGAAATAGCTACACGGATTGATAAATCAAAAATACCATCAAAAACCCTCAACATCAATTTAAATATAATGGCTAAGGCTAGCTTTGGCTTTGGTGATGTAAACGCCTGTATAATATTTAAAAAATTTAAAATTTAAGCTTATGAGTAAAGAACAACTAATAGAAAAGGTAAAGGAAATTATAAAACCTTATACCACCAATAATGAAGCATATGAAAATCTTACAGAGGACACCGATTTCATCAATGATCTTAACATCAACTCTGCAAATCTGGTAGATATTGTACTTGATATTGAACAAATTTTTGATGTGGTCATCGATAATACCGATATGGAACGTATGCTAGATGTTAGGACAGCAGTTGAAATTATCGAAACTAAACTGGCTAAAAAATGATTGGTAATGATGTAATAGATTTGCAGCAATCCCGTCAAGAAAGTAACTGGCAAAGAAAAGGGTTTCTGGAAAAATTATTTGCACAAGAAGAGCAGTGCTTAATTGCCAATAGTTCCGATCCAGAAATTATAGTATGGTTAATGTGGAGCATGAAAGAAGCAGCTTACAAAATCCTAAATAGACAGACAAAAAAACGAGAATTCATCCCTCAAAAACTATTATGTAAAATGTTGACATGTAGCGATAAAGGTGCAACTGGTCAAGTGTTTTATATGGGGAATATCTACCATACAAGAACGATAATAGCCGATGATTTTATACATACCATTGCTGTTAATTTCTTAGAAGATCTTGATCTAGTAGTTGAAATAGAGAAAAAAGATATTCTAAAAGATATATACCGAATACCTTGGGTAGGTATTTCAAGTTTAAATCAATATAAAGAGGCATCAGTTAGCAATCATGGTCGTTTTGAAAAAACAGTGACCATTGAAACAAAATAATTTGAGTATCGTTTTAAATGTCTCGGTAGGTGAAATATTTTCTTCATGAAAGGTCTGTCTGCCAAAAATAGCCATTCCTATTGCTCCAAAAATGGTAAGGAAAATTTAAAAGTCTTCTGTAGTTATAGACAGATATGGATATATGGCTATATCTACTGAAAAACATGAAAAATACCAGATTTTTTATAGGCCAAACCAGCTAGTGTTTAAGCAGGTTTTCCTTGGGATTGTGTATATCTCATGATAGTTTTAAAGTTTTAGCAGATATCGTTAACATTTTTTTAAATTCTTTGACAGATTCCGTTTCATAAGTACCTTTTAATGAAATGATCTTTGCATATCTCATCAAACCATCATCCCGAATAGCAACAGAAGCCAAAGTAGTTCCCAAAACACTTGTTTTGATGAAGATACTGTACCAATTTCCTGAGTTGACGAGTCTAATGGCTGTGGGTATATCATTGACTTCAATCGTAAATTTTGGACTTAAACCTTTTGCTGAAAAAGCCCTGTGAACGGTATGAGTCATATCATACCCCATTGTTGCAATAACTAAAGGAAGTTTACAAATCTCTTCCAGGGAAATACTCGTTTTACAGGATACTTCTGTACCTGCTAAAGCTGCCAGTACCATTGGACAGCCGAATAAATTTTTATAAATAAAATAGGGTACTATTTCGGTTTCATGAAGAGCCAAGACAAAATCTACCTGAGCTTGTTGAAGCTTCTCATACAGACTGTGGGAGGGCTCATAGATCACTTTAATTTTTATTTGAGGAAATTGCTCTGCAAACTTTATTAAAGTTTCTACAAAGAAATCCTTAAGACCATAAGCAACGCCTATGGTTACAGTACCAAATCTTATCTTTTTCAAATCCTGGAGCATTAACTTTCCATCTTCGGCTTTTCTGACACTCTGTTCGGCATATTCAGTAAATAATCTACCAGGTTCTGTTAGCGTTATCTGCTTACCAATACGGTTAAAAAGAGAGACATCCAGTTCCGTCTCCAGTTGTTTGATCTGCTGTGATAATGTACTCTGGCTGATATTTAAGTGCTTTGCTGCTTCAGTAAAACTCAGTAATTCTTGTGCTTTGAGAAAATATTTAAGTTGTCTAAGTTCCATTTTACTTTTATGATTTGCTCGTCCAAAGGTATAAAAAGTCTCATTAATCCATCGAAAAAATCGATCGATGCTATCGAATAAAAACGTTTTGCCGATTTGAAAAAAGAGCGGAGATTTGTCATATGAAATCAGCATCTCAGTCTATCGAAAGTGGAAAGTTAAACTTTTTTAAAGTTATGAATTTAGGCATGGCGCAAATCGTACTTTGGGGTGGATCTTATTTTTTACTGTCTGTCTTAGCAAAGGACATTATAGCCGAAATGAGCTGGTCTTATCAGCAAGTTTATGGTTGCCTCTCACTTGCCCTTTTGGTTTCAGGTTTACTGTTACCTTCAGTGGGTAGGACTATACAGCATA is a window encoding:
- a CDS encoding NUDIX hydrolase; its protein translation is MSSTRPTFSYEYPRPAVTVDCVIFGFDKGELKVLLTKRGIEPFLGKWAFPGGFILEMETADECARRKLAEEAGLEDLYLEQLYTFSDIDRDPRFRVISIAYYALVKSTDYLIEAGHDIEEAKWFSLEEAYALAFDHDQILSVAIERLKGKIRYQPIGFELLPEQFTLPELHKLYETILQRAIDRGNFRKKILSMDLLIDHSEKQPDRHARAAKIYSFNRDKYESLKQSGFYFEL
- a CDS encoding DUF4262 domain-containing protein, producing the protein MLDKINIAEYSGADINYYQGKKFDALLLVWTDQNAKFPWEDNFEEKYRSIQASLDRNADFKF
- a CDS encoding NAD(P)/FAD-dependent oxidoreductase yields the protein MNKNPDVIIIGGGLAGLTAALHLSKKGLKVTLIEKYTYPRHKVCGEYLSSEVLPYLDWLGLDILQLHPTIINKLKFSHQNGKIANAHLPLGGLGVSRYSLDNFLYLKAIAMGCTVIKATVTAVTFKVDRFTVVTENQILITEIVLGAYGKRSNMDQVLERNFISKTAPWLAVKGHYTGDFPNDVVALHNFKGGYCGITKVENNTINMCYLADLKSFKKYRNIAEFEQNVLYKNRHIKSFFEKSTVLFDKPITISQISFDRKPIIENHILMIGDAAGLIHPLCGNGMAMAMHSAKISSELILDYYTGKIPTRKLLEKEFTRQWKQNFGKRLLIGNLLAKALQHQAITTLLIRIATMFPSVLPKIIKQTHGKPITIKWA
- a CDS encoding methyltransferase domain-containing protein — its product is MGINTNDRTEQTELMDDFSLQGEELREALDKIARINQFLGGNNITLDGINQLLTHVDRSKPIIIADIGCGNGDMLRMLAKYGNKYHINFKMIGIDANEYTINYARKLSKDYDNIDYICLDIFDEEFNTLKYDIALCTLTIHHFTNEKIIDLITIFNRNASVGIVVNDLQRSKLAYRLYQMVCFIFRLNKMLQEDGCISILRGFKRDELQSFAKTLNLKNYTIQWKWAFRYQWIIPKI
- a CDS encoding type III polyketide synthase, whose protein sequence is MNVKIVTVAKQLPKYSSDTAEILPMLDTWLYGQETRFIKKVKKIFEGAAVNTRYSIMDPVEVFTATSFEEKNDIYSREVIILGEQVLDKALNKAGWDPSTLDYIITVSCTGIIIPSLDAYLINKLKLRQDIVRLPVTEMGCVAGVSGLLYAKNFLKGNPKKRAAVIAIEAPTATFQLDDFSMSNIVSAAIFGDGAACCLLSSYEEDLGPSILDEQMYHFFNTEHIMGFKLTNSGLQMILGSEVPDTIAQHFGAIIHPFLKKNNLEMKDIDHMIFHPGGKKIVMTVEKLFSEWGKNIDNTKEILLQYGNMSSATVLYVLERTMDNNPLPGDLGLMLSFGPGFTAQGLLLKW
- a CDS encoding 3-hydroxyacyl-ACP dehydratase FabZ family protein, with the translated sequence MNVTDIIAQLPYSKPFLFVDELLHVDENGSIGTYTFDENLDFYKGHFKEKPVTPGVILTETMAQIGLVCLGIYLLNNELKNTQIAFTSADMQFLKPVYPREKVTVISQKVYFRFGKLKCNIMMKNEAEQEVCRGTLAGILIPEL
- a CDS encoding beta-ketoacyl-[acyl-carrier-protein] synthase family protein — translated: MNRVVITGLGIVAPNGVGIPAFTHAIKNGLSGIRHDDELRQLQFSCQIVGKPQITDEIKSEYFTDLELRGFNSSGILYGVIAGLEAWKDAGLPVENNHDPDWDSGTIFGSGTSGIDKFRESIYKIDDLQIRKLGSSVVAQTMNSGISAYLGGKLGLGNQVTTNSSACATGTEAIIMAYDRIRSGKAKRMLAGSTSDSGPYIWAGFDALRVCSSKYNEHPEKGSRPMSATASGFVPASGAGALIVEDLESALKRGANIYAEIIGGNVNSGGQRGNGTMTAPNSIAVQRCIIDALKNAEISASDIDAINGHLTATAKDSLEIENWTKALERDQDNFPYINSLKSLTGHCLSAAGSIESVATVLQLHHGFLFGNANCDDLHPEIATRIDKSKIPSKTLNINLNIMAKASFGFGDVNACIIFKKFKI
- a CDS encoding acyl carrier protein; the encoded protein is MSKEQLIEKVKEIIKPYTTNNEAYENLTEDTDFINDLNINSANLVDIVLDIEQIFDVVIDNTDMERMLDVRTAVEIIETKLAKK
- a CDS encoding 4'-phosphopantetheinyl transferase superfamily protein, which produces MIGNDVIDLQQSRQESNWQRKGFLEKLFAQEEQCLIANSSDPEIIVWLMWSMKEAAYKILNRQTKKREFIPQKLLCKMLTCSDKGATGQVFYMGNIYHTRTIIADDFIHTIAVNFLEDLDLVVEIEKKDILKDIYRIPWVGISSLNQYKEASVSNHGRFEKTVTIETK
- a CDS encoding LysR family transcriptional regulator; its protein translation is MELRQLKYFLKAQELLSFTEAAKHLNISQSTLSQQIKQLETELDVSLFNRIGKQITLTEPGRLFTEYAEQSVRKAEDGKLMLQDLKKIRFGTVTIGVAYGLKDFFVETLIKFAEQFPQIKIKVIYEPSHSLYEKLQQAQVDFVLALHETEIVPYFIYKNLFGCPMVLAALAGTEVSCKTSISLEEICKLPLVIATMGYDMTHTVHRAFSAKGLSPKFTIEVNDIPTAIRLVNSGNWYSIFIKTSVLGTTLASVAIRDDGLMRYAKIISLKGTYETESVKEFKKMLTISAKTLKLS